One part of the Lycium ferocissimum isolate CSIRO_LF1 chromosome 8, AGI_CSIRO_Lferr_CH_V1, whole genome shotgun sequence genome encodes these proteins:
- the LOC132068581 gene encoding F-box/kelch-repeat protein At3g61590-like — translation MKGETSWISHCHDHAAINTVESDSFSELKDEDKKEVSSVLVDFILPDDILERILACLPVASLFRASCVCKRWHEIVKSGKFLWNSSKSLSHKPWYFMFTSLKEPVGYAYDPTFRKWYGIELPCIWTSSCFISSSSGLFCFMDNDSRTELYVCNPITKCCKSLKEPPGFKFSDYNALAMFVNRKTRRYSVSIVKSKHIPGNLFQWDISIHIYDSGTMTWTTRLTDVLAGWRGGDESVICDGILYFMIYSTGIGGLENRHGLITYDVSSISASPGLLMRSFISVPCSLTCGRLINLKEKLIMVGGIGRRDRADIIKGIGIWRLNGTEWQQITRMPHKYFQGFGEFDEVFASSGTDDFIYIQSYGAPALLIFDVEQIKWRWSLKCPVTKRFPLQLFTGFCFEPRLEIAP, via the coding sequence ATGAAAGGGGAAACATCATGGATAAGTCATTGCCATGATCATGCTGCAATTAACACAGTTGAGTCTGATTCTTTCTCCGAGCTTAAAGATGAAGACAAAAAAGAAGTTTCCTCAGTTCTTGTGGATTTCATATTGCCTGATGATATACTTGAAAGGATCTTAGCATGTCTTCCTGTTGCTAGCCTCTTTAGGGCAAGTTGTGTGTGTAAAAGATGGCACGAGATAGTGAAGTCCGGAAAGTTCTTGTGGAACTCCTCCAAGTCTCTGTCTCATAAACCATGGTACTTTATGTTCACAAGTTTGAAGGAACCAGTAGGTTATGCCTATGATCCGACCTTTCGGAAATGGTACGGTATTGAACTCCCCTGCATTTGGACATCGAGTTGCtttatatcttcatcttctgGATTATTTTGCTTCATGGACAATGATAGTAGAACTGAGCTATATGTATGTAATCCAATAACCAAATGTTGCAAGAGCCTCAAGGAGCCACCTGGCTTCAAGTTTTCTGATTACAATGCATTGGCAATGTTCGTAAATAGGAAAACCCGTCGCTATAGTGTCAGTATTGTTAAATCGAAGCACATCCCCGGAAACCTCTTTCAGTGGGATATTTCCATTCACATATACGATTCTGGAACGATGACGTGGACCACCCGTTTGACCGATGTTTTGGCAGGATGGAGAGGTGGGGATGAAAGTGTAATATGTGACGGTATTTTGTATTTCATGATCTACTCGACTGGAATTGGTGGTTTGGAAAATCGTCATGGTTTAATCACTTACGACGTCTCAAGCATATCGGCATCGCCCGGTTTGTTGATGAGGAGTTTTATTTCAGTGCCATGTTCTCTTACATGTGGCCGCTTAATAAACCTGAAGGAAAAGTTAATAATGGTAGGAGGTATAGGGAGGCGAGATCGGGCTGACATAATTAAGGGGATCGGCATATGGAGACTTAACGGGACGGAATGGCAACAAATTACCCGAATGCCACATAAGTATTTCCAAGGTTTTGGGGAATTTGATGAAGTTTTTGCTAGTAGCGGTACAGATGACTTCATATACATTCAGAGTTATGGAGCACCTGCTCTTCTTATTTTCGATGTGGAGCAGATAAAGTGGAGGTGGAGCCTGAAATGTCCCGTGACAAAGAGGTTTCCCCTTCAGCTTTTTACTGGTTTTTGCTTCGAGCCAAGGCTTGAAATCGCTCCATAA